From the genome of Deltaproteobacteria bacterium, one region includes:
- a CDS encoding YihA family ribosome biogenesis GTP-binding protein translates to MRVEFLKSAFREEHYPPPDRPEVAFAGRSNVGKSSLLNVLVNRRKLARTSSTPGRTRALNFFNVENRLYLVDLPGYGYARVPLRVKASWREMVETYLRGRENLRAVVLILDIRRDPGQEEIQLLQWLDHYRIPSILVLTKADKISRNQAAGRASKVGSALKGLISSHPVIFSARTKEGRGDLGERINRLTNLDLFRDHKL, encoded by the coding sequence ATGAGGGTTGAATTTTTAAAGAGCGCCTTTCGTGAAGAACATTACCCTCCGCCGGACCGCCCGGAAGTGGCCTTCGCCGGGCGCTCCAATGTGGGGAAGTCTTCCCTTCTTAACGTTCTGGTCAATCGCAGGAAGTTGGCCCGTACCAGCTCCACGCCCGGGCGGACCCGGGCCCTTAATTTTTTCAACGTGGAAAACCGCCTCTACTTGGTGGACCTCCCCGGTTATGGGTATGCCCGGGTGCCCTTGAGGGTCAAGGCCTCATGGCGCGAGATGGTAGAGACCTATCTGAGAGGGAGGGAAAATCTGAGGGCCGTGGTTCTCATCCTGGATATCCGTAGGGATCCCGGACAGGAGGAGATCCAGCTCCTTCAATGGTTGGATCACTACAGGATTCCCTCTATCCTGGTGCTCACAAAGGCGGACAAGATCTCCCGGAACCAAGCGGCGGGGCGGGCGTCAAAGGTTGGATCGGCCTTGAAGGGGCTTATATCGTCCCATCCGGTTATCTTTTCCGCAAGGACGAAGGAGGGGAGGGGGGATCTGGGTGAGAGGATCAACCGGCTCACGAATCTCGACCTTTTTCGAGACCATAAGCTTTGA
- a CDS encoding sigma-54-dependent Fis family transcriptional regulator has product MARTILIVDDEESILQSLEGILVDEGFDVIRASSGEEALERIEEVLPDLVLLDIWMPDMDGIQTLVRIKKLHPHLQVVMMSGHGNIETAVKATKLGAYDFIEKPLSLDKVLLSINNALDYYRLEEEISLLKERDKNRYRITGESEAIRKLKEQIQIVAPTDAWVLISGENGTGKELVAHTIHRLSKRSRKPMVEVNCAAIPEELIESELFGHEKGAFTGAGAMKKGKFDLAHEGTLFLDEIGDMSLKAQSKTLRILQEQKFERVGGSRTIHVDVRVIAATNKDLEAEIEKGNFREDLYFRLNVIPIKVPPLRERVEDIPQLVEEFLAEIARNTNLKGKVFSGEALEILKKYHWPGNVRELRNLVERLVIMTPDRVIQAKDIPPPFNRQSEGEDGFERGLDAATFKEAKMRFEKAFLEKKLREFNGNISQTAEAIGVERSNLHRKIKAYGLEKGRDS; this is encoded by the coding sequence ATGGCGCGAACCATCCTGATCGTTGATGATGAAGAGAGTATCCTCCAGTCCCTCGAGGGCATCCTGGTAGACGAAGGTTTCGATGTGATCCGGGCCTCGAGCGGAGAGGAGGCCCTGGAAAGGATCGAAGAAGTCCTCCCGGACCTGGTCCTTCTGGATATCTGGATGCCGGACATGGACGGGATCCAGACCCTGGTCAGGATCAAGAAACTGCACCCCCATCTCCAGGTGGTCATGATGTCCGGTCACGGCAACATCGAAACCGCGGTCAAGGCCACAAAGCTGGGGGCTTACGACTTCATCGAAAAGCCCCTCTCCCTGGACAAGGTCCTCCTGTCAATCAACAATGCTCTGGACTACTATCGTCTGGAGGAGGAGATTTCCCTTCTCAAAGAAAGAGACAAGAACAGGTACCGGATCACCGGGGAAAGCGAGGCTATCCGCAAACTCAAGGAGCAGATCCAAATCGTGGCTCCTACGGATGCGTGGGTCCTGATCTCGGGGGAAAACGGTACGGGGAAAGAATTGGTGGCCCACACCATCCACAGGCTCAGCAAGCGCAGCCGGAAGCCCATGGTGGAGGTCAACTGTGCCGCCATCCCGGAAGAACTGATCGAAAGCGAACTCTTCGGCCATGAAAAGGGGGCCTTCACGGGGGCGGGTGCCATGAAAAAGGGCAAGTTTGACCTTGCCCACGAGGGAACCCTGTTCCTGGATGAAATCGGGGACATGAGCCTCAAGGCCCAGTCCAAGACCCTCCGGATCCTCCAGGAGCAGAAATTCGAAAGGGTGGGAGGTTCCAGAACCATCCACGTGGACGTCCGGGTGATCGCGGCGACCAACAAGGATCTCGAAGCGGAAATCGAGAAAGGAAATTTCCGGGAGGACCTTTACTTCCGCCTCAACGTAATCCCCATCAAGGTGCCGCCCCTCAGGGAGAGGGTTGAAGACATCCCCCAACTGGTGGAGGAATTCCTGGCGGAGATCGCCAGGAATACCAACCTGAAGGGAAAAGTCTTCTCCGGGGAGGCCCTCGAAATCCTCAAAAAATATCATTGGCCTGGAAACGTCAGGGAACTCCGGAACCTGGTGGAAAGGCTCGTGATCATGACCCCGGATCGGGTCATCCAGGCCAAGGACATTCCTCCACCCTTCAATCGGCAATCCGAGGGCGAAGACGGGTTTGAACGGGGGCTGGATGCGGCTACTTTCAAAGAGGCCAAGATGCGCTTCGAAAAGGCCTTCCTTGAAAAGAAACTCAGGGAGTTCAATGGAAACATCTCCCAGACCGCGGAGGCCATCGGTGTGGAAAGAAGCAATCTCCACAGAAAGATCAAAGCTTATGGTCTCGAAAAAGGTCGAGATTCGTGA
- the lpxB gene encoding lipid-A-disaccharide synthase, which yields MNRSKEDPKTSRPWAEPGDSRLVLIVAGEASADLHGANLVRAMSSADPSLCFWGIGGREMARAGVRILFSSSEMAVVGITEVFSRARLIYKASRVLKSILKRRKPNLLILIDYPDFNINLARTAKRVGVPVLYYISPQIWAWRSGRVRKIARRVDRMAVILPFEEDFYRKRGVRVEYVGHPLLDAVPEKMEKESVRRELGLEGADPVLGLLPGSRSEEVMNLFPPMAGAARILSGLYPRLKCLLPVASTVSFDRLRDMAQTASLDIRLLRGQAYRVLAASDLALVASGTATLEAGLLGVPMIIVYRVSPLSFRLAKRVVRVSHVGLVNLVADAPFVPELLQGEVTPHNLARAALPLLEHGEARKNMIKELQALRQKLGRGSPSRRTAEIAFEMMG from the coding sequence ATGAACAGATCGAAAGAGGATCCAAAAACTTCCAGGCCCTGGGCTGAGCCCGGGGATTCGAGACTCGTCTTGATCGTAGCGGGGGAGGCCTCGGCGGATCTTCACGGGGCCAACTTGGTGCGGGCCATGAGTTCCGCCGATCCCAGCCTCTGTTTCTGGGGGATCGGCGGCAGGGAAATGGCCCGGGCAGGGGTTCGAATTCTCTTTTCATCCTCTGAGATGGCCGTCGTGGGGATCACGGAGGTCTTCAGCCGGGCCCGGCTCATCTACAAGGCCTCCAGGGTCTTGAAGTCTATTCTGAAGCGCCGCAAACCCAACCTCCTTATCCTCATAGATTACCCGGACTTCAACATCAACCTGGCCCGCACGGCGAAGCGGGTGGGGGTCCCGGTCCTTTACTATATCAGCCCCCAGATCTGGGCCTGGAGAAGCGGCCGCGTTCGAAAAATAGCCCGAAGGGTGGATCGGATGGCGGTGATTCTTCCCTTCGAGGAAGACTTTTACCGGAAAAGAGGTGTCCGGGTGGAATACGTCGGGCATCCCCTCCTGGACGCTGTGCCGGAAAAAATGGAAAAGGAATCGGTGCGACGGGAGTTGGGCCTGGAAGGGGCCGATCCTGTGCTGGGGCTCCTGCCCGGAAGCAGGAGCGAAGAGGTCATGAACCTCTTTCCCCCCATGGCAGGGGCGGCCCGGATCCTCTCCGGCCTCTATCCCCGCCTGAAATGCCTTCTCCCCGTGGCCTCAACGGTCTCCTTCGACCGGCTCCGGGACATGGCCCAGACGGCTTCCCTGGACATCCGTCTCCTCCGGGGCCAGGCCTATCGTGTGCTGGCGGCCAGCGATCTGGCCCTGGTGGCCTCAGGGACGGCCACCCTGGAGGCAGGCCTTCTCGGGGTTCCCATGATCATTGTCTACCGAGTTTCCCCCTTGAGTTTCCGGCTTGCCAAGCGGGTGGTCCGGGTGTCCCACGTGGGTCTGGTGAACCTCGTGGCCGACGCCCCCTTTGTCCCGGAACTCCTCCAAGGTGAAGTCACGCCCCACAACCTCGCCCGCGCAGCATTACCCCTCCTCGAACATGGCGAGGCCAGGAAAAATATGATAAAAGAATTACAGGCCCTCCGCCAGAAACTCGGCAGAGGCTCTCCTTCCCGGAGAACCGCTGAAATCGCCTTTGAAATGATGGGATGA
- a CDS encoding Gfo/Idh/MocA family oxidoreductase: MKQDTDSLNSKQKIRAGVIGVGHLGQYHVQKYEAMPEVDLVGVMDIDRERAESIARRYGTRTFERHDDLLEMVDCVSLAVPTEDHYALSMDILSRGVHLLVEKPITCLSDQARRLIALASEKGLVLQVGHVERFNPAVRRMETLLNRPVFIESHRLSPFTSRGTDVDVVLDLMIHDLDIIFHSVGSEIRELHAVGMTVLTEKTDIANVRIIFENGTAANLTASRVSNKALRKIRIFQPDTYLSVDCLKRELSMTRLDGNTVGEDPCPPRISTEKWRYPESDPLADQIRAFVDAVARGTPPVVSGRDGLRALDAALAINEQIERGSKNFQALG, translated from the coding sequence ATGAAACAGGATACCGATTCATTGAATTCCAAGCAAAAAATACGGGCCGGCGTGATCGGTGTGGGTCACCTGGGGCAGTATCATGTCCAGAAATACGAAGCCATGCCCGAGGTGGATCTGGTGGGCGTGATGGACATCGACCGGGAACGGGCGGAGAGCATCGCACGCCGTTACGGAACCCGAACCTTCGAAAGGCACGATGATCTACTGGAAATGGTCGATTGCGTGAGTCTTGCCGTGCCCACGGAGGACCACTATGCTCTTTCAATGGACATCCTTTCCCGGGGCGTCCACCTTCTCGTGGAAAAACCCATCACCTGCCTTTCCGACCAGGCGCGGCGTCTTATCGCCTTGGCCTCGGAAAAAGGCCTTGTCCTCCAGGTGGGGCATGTGGAGAGATTCAACCCGGCCGTCCGAAGGATGGAAACCCTGCTCAACCGGCCTGTTTTCATCGAATCTCACCGGCTGAGCCCTTTCACGAGCAGGGGAACCGACGTCGACGTGGTCCTCGATCTCATGATCCACGACCTGGACATCATCTTCCACTCCGTGGGCTCCGAGATCAGGGAGCTCCATGCCGTAGGGATGACGGTCTTGACCGAAAAGACTGACATCGCCAATGTACGGATTATCTTTGAAAACGGAACTGCCGCCAACCTTACCGCCAGCAGGGTTTCCAACAAGGCATTGAGAAAGATACGGATCTTTCAGCCCGACACCTATCTGTCTGTGGATTGCCTGAAGCGGGAACTCAGCATGACTCGGCTGGACGGGAACACCGTGGGGGAGGACCCGTGCCCTCCACGGATCTCCACGGAAAAATGGCGGTACCCCGAAAGCGACCCCCTTGCCGACCAGATCCGTGCCTTTGTGGATGCCGTGGCCCGAGGGACACCCCCCGTGGTTTCCGGCAGAGACGGTCTCAGGGCCCTGGACGCCGCGCTTGCCATCAATGAACAGATCGAAAGAGGATCCAAAAACTTCCAGGCCCTGGGCTGA
- the lpxI gene encoding UDP-2,3-diacylglucosamine diphosphatase LpxI (LpxI, functionally equivalent to LpxH, replaces it in LPS biosynthesis in a minority of bacteria.) yields MDEGKESIGLIAGGGKFPRMIAEAAKAQGYRVVAVAHLDETDPALEEKVDAISWIQLGQLGRLIKELKKQGVRKVLMAGTITKRRMFSGIRPDLKGLALMSRLAVFHDDGILRAVADELASQGIEVLPSTFCLPDLLAPQGCLTRRKPSRKEKEDVEFGWRIAKELGRLDIGQCVVVKDRTVLALEALEGTNETIRRGGRIAREGAVVVKASKPNQDLRFDVPSVGLETLKTMAEVRASVLAVEAGKTLLFDKQEAVAFAEENGISIISR; encoded by the coding sequence ATGGATGAAGGAAAAGAAAGCATCGGACTCATTGCCGGGGGCGGCAAGTTCCCCCGGATGATCGCAGAGGCCGCCAAGGCCCAAGGGTACCGGGTCGTTGCCGTGGCGCACCTTGATGAGACCGATCCCGCCCTTGAAGAGAAGGTGGACGCCATCTCCTGGATTCAACTGGGGCAACTGGGCCGCCTGATCAAGGAGTTGAAAAAGCAGGGGGTCCGGAAGGTTCTTATGGCCGGCACCATCACCAAGCGACGGATGTTCAGCGGCATCCGACCAGACCTGAAGGGTCTGGCCCTCATGTCCCGGTTGGCCGTCTTTCACGATGACGGCATCCTTCGGGCAGTGGCGGATGAACTCGCCTCCCAGGGAATCGAGGTCCTCCCTTCCACCTTTTGTCTCCCTGACCTCCTGGCCCCCCAGGGCTGCCTTACCAGGAGGAAACCCTCCAGGAAGGAAAAGGAAGACGTCGAATTCGGATGGCGGATCGCCAAGGAACTCGGACGGCTGGACATCGGCCAGTGTGTTGTGGTGAAAGACAGGACCGTCCTGGCCCTGGAGGCCCTGGAAGGAACGAATGAAACCATCCGCCGGGGTGGAAGAATAGCACGGGAAGGCGCGGTGGTGGTAAAGGCCAGCAAGCCGAATCAGGACCTGAGATTCGACGTGCCCAGCGTGGGATTGGAGACCCTGAAAACCATGGCGGAAGTACGGGCATCTGTCCTCGCCGTGGAGGCAGGAAAGACCCTGCTCTTCGACAAGCAGGAGGCCGTGGCATTTGCGGAGGAGAATGGGATTTCAATCATCTCCCGGTGA
- the lpxA gene encoding acyl-ACP--UDP-N-acetylglucosamine O-acyltransferase, producing MNIHPSAVVSPRAELSEGVEVGPYSIIGDNVTIGRDTVIGPHVSIEGHTTIGERNRIYPFVSIGSPPQDIGYKGEATRLIIGNDNIIREYTTINRATTKQNWETVIGNQNYIMAYAHIAHDCVLGNRIIMSNVATLGGHITVGDHAILGGLVAVHQFVRIGEYAFLGAKSGVDRDVPPFMMTAGPRAKLYGINRRGLARQGFPEEVIDGLKKAYRIIWRDNRRFSEGINQVKREIEPFPELETLLAFFNGSKRGILR from the coding sequence ATGAATATTCACCCTTCGGCCGTGGTCAGTCCGCGGGCCGAACTATCAGAAGGGGTCGAAGTCGGCCCTTACAGTATTATAGGTGACAACGTGACCATCGGCCGGGACACGGTGATCGGTCCCCATGTTTCCATTGAGGGTCACACTACCATAGGGGAACGAAACCGAATCTACCCCTTTGTCTCCATCGGGTCTCCCCCCCAGGACATAGGGTACAAGGGGGAGGCGACCCGGCTGATCATCGGAAACGATAACATCATCCGTGAATACACGACCATCAACAGGGCCACCACGAAGCAGAACTGGGAAACGGTGATCGGGAACCAAAACTACATCATGGCCTATGCCCACATCGCCCATGACTGTGTCCTTGGGAACCGTATAATCATGTCCAATGTGGCCACCCTAGGGGGGCACATCACGGTGGGGGATCATGCAATCCTGGGAGGACTCGTGGCGGTTCACCAGTTCGTCAGGATCGGGGAATACGCCTTCCTGGGGGCCAAATCGGGCGTGGACCGGGACGTGCCGCCCTTCATGATGACTGCCGGTCCCAGGGCCAAGCTCTATGGTATCAATCGAAGAGGTCTGGCCCGCCAAGGCTTTCCTGAGGAGGTCATTGACGGACTTAAAAAGGCTTACAGGATCATCTGGCGGGACAACAGGCGGTTCAGCGAGGGAATCAACCAGGTCAAACGGGAAATCGAACCCTTCCCTGAACTCGAAACCCTGCTGGCCTTCTTCAACGGATCCAAACGGGGCATACTCAGGTAG
- the fabZ gene encoding 3-hydroxyacyl-ACP dehydratase FabZ encodes MELPLQYEDIVKILPHRYPFLLVDRITELEPGKRVVGIKNVTANEPFFQGHFPGKPIMPGVLIIEAMAQVGGVLARLTVRDTVEMDGWDAIYFMSLDKVKFRRPVVPGDQIVFELIALRTGSRVWKMSGKALVDGKLAAEAQLVATIG; translated from the coding sequence ATGGAACTTCCATTGCAATATGAAGACATCGTGAAAATTCTGCCCCACCGCTACCCCTTTCTTCTGGTGGACCGGATCACCGAATTGGAACCGGGGAAGAGAGTCGTGGGGATCAAGAACGTCACAGCCAACGAACCATTTTTCCAGGGACATTTTCCCGGCAAACCCATCATGCCCGGCGTGCTTATCATCGAGGCCATGGCCCAGGTAGGAGGAGTACTTGCCCGCCTCACCGTACGGGACACTGTTGAGATGGACGGATGGGATGCCATCTACTTCATGTCCCTTGACAAAGTCAAATTCCGAAGGCCCGTGGTCCCGGGCGATCAGATCGTTTTCGAGCTGATCGCCCTCAGGACCGGATCCCGGGTCTGGAAGATGAGCGGTAAGGCCTTGGTGGACGGCAAACTGGCCGCGGAGGCCCAACTCGTAGCCACCATCGGATAA
- the lpxD gene encoding UDP-3-O-(3-hydroxymyristoyl)glucosamine N-acyltransferase, producing MGYTLENIAALIGGRLIGEGRIVIEGVNSLERATGKDIAFFVDPRYRSALEKTSAGALLVNQENEQFKGPQILVPNPVLAFARVAALFAPSPFSRQAGISREAFVHKSCRIGKDVRIYPQVYVGKESEIGDEAVLFPGVFVGDRVRIGDRSLLYPNVSVLNDCRIGKNVIIHAGTVIGSDGFGYVRDESVHVKIPQLGIVQIDDDVEIGANNTIDRAALGKTWIQRGVKTDNLVHIAHNVVIGEDTIIVAQTGVSGSVRIGRQVIIAGQVGIGDHLEIGDRAVIGPQSGVAKSVPEGKIVTGTPTMPHKLWLKTRGLITRLPELQERVRAMEKKIQDLERRLAG from the coding sequence TTGGGTTACACACTCGAAAACATCGCCGCCCTCATTGGAGGGCGGCTTATCGGTGAAGGGCGTATCGTCATTGAGGGCGTAAATTCCCTTGAGCGGGCGACCGGGAAAGACATCGCCTTTTTCGTCGATCCCAGGTACAGGTCGGCCCTTGAAAAAACCTCGGCCGGGGCCCTGCTGGTAAACCAGGAAAACGAACAATTCAAGGGTCCCCAAATCCTGGTTCCCAATCCCGTCCTGGCCTTTGCAAGGGTGGCGGCACTCTTCGCCCCTTCTCCTTTCTCACGGCAGGCCGGCATCAGCAGGGAAGCCTTTGTCCATAAAAGCTGCCGGATTGGGAAAGACGTCCGCATCTACCCCCAGGTTTACGTGGGGAAGGAGAGCGAAATCGGCGATGAGGCCGTTCTTTTTCCCGGAGTATTTGTGGGTGATCGCGTCCGGATCGGAGACAGGAGTTTACTTTACCCCAATGTATCGGTTTTGAACGATTGCAGGATCGGGAAAAACGTGATCATCCATGCCGGGACGGTGATCGGCAGTGATGGTTTCGGTTACGTGCGTGACGAATCCGTCCACGTCAAAATTCCCCAACTCGGCATCGTGCAGATCGATGACGATGTGGAAATCGGGGCCAACAACACCATCGACCGGGCGGCCCTGGGAAAAACCTGGATCCAACGGGGAGTCAAGACGGACAATCTCGTTCATATCGCCCACAATGTGGTCATAGGTGAAGATACGATCATTGTGGCCCAAACGGGCGTATCCGGCAGTGTCCGAATCGGCAGACAGGTGATCATAGCTGGCCAGGTTGGAATCGGTGATCACCTTGAAATAGGCGACCGGGCTGTTATCGGGCCCCAATCCGGGGTCGCCAAGTCCGTTCCAGAGGGGAAAATCGTCACGGGCACTCCCACCATGCCCCACAAATTGTGGTTGAAAACCAGGGGCCTGATTACCCGCCTACCTGAACTCCAGGAGCGGGTCAGGGCCATGGAAAAAAAGATCCAGGACCTAGAAAGGCGTTTAGCTGGATAA
- a CDS encoding OmpH family outer membrane protein, with product MKLSGRWILIFAIFLFFSTNALAAGTKIAVIDMDVFKRKSVSFQKIRSAMQKKHNAMQAKLDQEQKALKKLEQEFEKQKLMLSLDAQEDKRLELDKKRRYVKYLYEDFTMEMKVLDREATKKVMRNLEKIVKRIGKNGGYSLIIEKRTPGLMYFDQALDITDQVVKIYDRENP from the coding sequence ATGAAACTCAGCGGCAGGTGGATTTTGATTTTCGCCATTTTTTTGTTCTTCTCAACGAACGCCTTGGCGGCCGGCACCAAGATAGCCGTCATTGACATGGACGTCTTCAAGCGAAAATCCGTTTCTTTCCAGAAGATACGCTCGGCAATGCAAAAAAAGCACAATGCAATGCAGGCCAAGCTGGACCAGGAACAAAAGGCCCTAAAGAAGCTTGAACAGGAATTTGAGAAGCAGAAACTCATGCTGAGCTTGGACGCCCAGGAAGACAAGAGGCTTGAACTGGACAAGAAGAGGCGTTACGTGAAATACCTTTATGAGGATTTCACCATGGAGATGAAGGTCCTGGATAGGGAGGCCACAAAAAAGGTCATGCGAAACCTCGAAAAAATCGTAAAAAGAATCGGGAAAAACGGAGGATACTCCCTGATCATCGAAAAGCGGACTCCAGGACTGATGTATTTCGACCAGGCCCTTGACATAACGGACCAAGTCGTGAAGATCTACGATAGGGAAAATCCCTGA